Proteins from a single region of Tamandua tetradactyla isolate mTamTet1 chromosome 12, mTamTet1.pri, whole genome shotgun sequence:
- the ZFP36L1 gene encoding mRNA decay activator protein ZFP36L1: MTTTLVSATIFDLSEVLCKGNKMLNYSTPGAGACLLDRKAVGTPAGGGFPRRHSVTLPSSKFHQNQLLSSLKSEPAPALSSRDSRFRDRSFSEGGERLLPTQKQPGNGQVNSSRYKTELCRPFEENGACKYGDKCQFAHGIHELRSLTRHPKYKTELCRTFHTIGFCPYGPRCHFIHNAEERRALAGARDLSADRPRLQHSFSFAGFPSAAATAAATGLLDSPTSITPPPILSADDLLGSPTLPDGTNNPFAFSSQELASLFAPSMGLPGGGSPTTFLFRPMSESPPMFDSPPSPQDSLSDQEGYLSSSSSSHSGSDSPTLDNSRRLPIFSRLSISDD; the protein is encoded by the exons ATGACCACCACCCTCGTATCTGCCACCATCTTCGACTTGAGCGAAGTTTTATGCAAG GGTAACAAGATGCTCAACTACAGTACTCCCGGCGCAGGGGCCTGCCTGCTAGACAGGAAGGCGGTGGGCACCCCGGCTGGCGGGGGCTTCCCCCGGAGGCACTCGGTCACCCTGCCCAGCTCCAAGTTCCACCAGAACCAGCTCCTCAGCAGTCTCAAGAGTGAGCCGGCCCCAGCCCTGAGCTCTCGGGACAGCCGCTTCCGAGACCGCTCTTTCTCGGAGGGGGGCGAGCGGCTGCTGCCCACCCAGAAGCAGCCAGGGAACGGCCAGGTCAACTCCAGCCGCTACAAGACAGAGCTGTGCCGCCCCTTCGAGGAGAACGGCGCCTGTAAGTACGGGGACAAGTGCCAGTTCGCCCACGGCATCCACGAGCTCCGCAGCCTGACCCGCCACCCCAAGTACAAGACGGAGCTGTGCCGCACCTTCCACACCATCGGCTTTTGCCCCTACGGGCCCCGCTGCCATTTCATCCACAACGCGGAGGAGCGCCGCGCCCTGGCTGGGGCCCGGGACCTCTCTGCTGACCGGCCCCGCCTCCAGCATAGCTTTAGCTTTGCTGGGTTTCCCAGTGCCGCTGCCACCGCCGCTGCCACGGGGCTGCTGGACAGCCCCACGTccatcaccccaccccccatcctaAGTGCCGATGACCTCTTGGGCTCACCCACCTTGCCCGATGGCACCAATAATCCCTTTGCCTTCTCCAGCCAGGAGCTGGCGAGCCTCTTTGCCCCTAGCATGGGGCTGCCTGGGGGTGGCTCCCCCACCACCTTCCTCTTCCGGCCCATGTCCGAGTCCCCTCCCATGTTTGACTCTCCCCCCAGCCCTCAGGATTCTCTCTCGGACCAGGAGGGCTACCTGAGCAGCTCCAGCagcagccacagtggctcagactCCCCTACCTTGGACAACTCAAGACGCCTTCCCATTTTCAGCAGACTTTCTATCTCAGATGACTAA